In Bacillota bacterium, the following are encoded in one genomic region:
- a CDS encoding 2-C-methyl-D-erythritol 2,4-cyclodiphosphate synthase has translation MYYPMKVGIGQDSHRFDFSNKNKKLILGGVVFEGYPPLKGNSDADVVLHSLTNAISGITCVNILGEISDKLCLEEGITDSSVYLKEALKYLGENKIVHVSISIECQLPKISPKIPEMRSNISRLLKIPENCIGITATSGEGLTEFGRGNGIQVFSCVTAS, from the coding sequence ATGTATTATCCCATGAAAGTCGGAATTGGACAGGATAGCCACAGGTTTGATTTTTCTAATAAGAACAAAAAGTTGATACTTGGAGGTGTGGTTTTTGAAGGATATCCTCCCTTGAAAGGGAACAGCGATGCAGATGTTGTTCTTCACTCTTTAACTAATGCAATTTCAGGCATTACCTGTGTTAATATACTGGGCGAAATAAGCGATAAATTGTGTCTCGAAGAGGGTATCACTGATAGTTCGGTATATCTCAAAGAAGCTTTAAAATATTTAGGGGAAAATAAAATAGTGCATGTCTCAATTTCTATCGAATGCCAATTGCCCAAAATATCTCCCAAAATACCGGAAATGCGAAGCAACATCTCCAGGCTTTTAAAGATACCTGAAAACTGTATCGGAATTACCGCCACATCGGGCGAAGGACTTACCGAATTTGGACGGGGAAATGGTATACAGGTATTCAGCTGCGTTACTGCAAGTTAA
- a CDS encoding B12-binding domain-containing radical SAM protein: MKTAIIALNSKYIHSSLAPWYLKYFSEDCCGEIKVLEYTINDNIEWVLSKIFLEKPDVIALSCYIWSIDYILKLVSNLKKVLPHTAIILGGPEVSFDPEEIMFNNTFIDYIICGEGEKSFGKLLKTLQDGSIPIDSIEGLCYRNNKGKITYDGKYCLVDNLDSIPSPYTDEMFSALGNRIVYYEASRGCPFSCSYCISSTFEGVRYFSLDRVKRDICRFINAGVKQVKFVDRTFNANKKRAKEIIGFIIENSKNNSKDNNKVSGKVKSSNTCFHFEAAGDLFDDEMLDILAGAEEGLIQFEIGVQSVNEETLKEINRKTDIEKVFKNVNRLKSFGNIHLHLDLIAGLPFEDYSLMQKSFNKVYEQKPHQLQLGFLKMLKGSKIRYQAEKHGYSFRDYPPYEVLYNKYVNFDEMTEFKGIEEIFERYYNSGRFINSLNFVINRYFDSPFQFYKEFYLFNLKAGYLDRAIPGRELYTVFYDFVKNIVPAHERDVGNDLLKFDFLSTNNSGNLPDGITRIIEPELKEKRLGFLKDEKNRSRYFPGSEGMEAKRLLRNVNFEVFDYDVTELVQDAQNNLDVNIDNNIIRKKRTVILFNYTQRNRVTGLYKYYKVDL; the protein is encoded by the coding sequence ATGAAAACGGCAATTATAGCGCTAAATTCAAAATATATACACTCTTCTTTGGCACCCTGGTATTTAAAATACTTTAGCGAGGATTGCTGTGGAGAGATTAAGGTTTTAGAATACACTATTAATGACAATATTGAATGGGTGTTGTCAAAAATATTTTTGGAAAAACCTGATGTTATTGCTTTATCGTGTTATATATGGAGTATTGACTATATATTAAAACTGGTTTCAAACTTAAAGAAAGTACTGCCCCATACCGCAATAATTTTAGGCGGGCCTGAGGTATCATTTGACCCTGAAGAAATAATGTTTAATAATACATTTATTGATTATATTATATGTGGCGAAGGAGAAAAAAGCTTTGGCAAACTGTTAAAGACTTTGCAGGACGGTAGTATTCCAATTGACAGTATTGAAGGATTATGTTACAGGAATAATAAAGGGAAAATAACATATGACGGTAAATACTGCCTTGTAGATAATCTTGATTCTATACCATCTCCTTATACTGACGAAATGTTTAGTGCATTAGGTAATAGGATAGTGTACTATGAAGCCTCCAGGGGGTGCCCTTTTTCATGTTCCTATTGTATTTCCTCTACATTTGAAGGAGTAAGGTATTTTTCGCTGGATAGGGTAAAAAGAGATATCTGTCGATTCATTAATGCCGGAGTGAAACAGGTTAAATTTGTGGACAGAACTTTTAATGCCAATAAAAAACGGGCTAAAGAAATAATAGGGTTTATAATTGAGAACAGCAAGAATAATAGCAAAGATAACAACAAAGTTAGTGGTAAAGTTAAGAGCAGTAACACATGCTTTCACTTTGAAGCTGCGGGGGATTTGTTTGATGATGAAATGCTTGATATTTTGGCAGGGGCTGAAGAAGGCCTTATACAGTTTGAGATAGGAGTGCAGTCTGTTAATGAAGAAACCCTTAAAGAAATAAACCGAAAAACAGATATTGAAAAGGTTTTTAAAAATGTTAACCGGTTAAAATCATTTGGGAATATACACCTGCACTTAGATTTAATAGCAGGCCTTCCCTTTGAAGATTATAGTTTAATGCAAAAATCCTTTAACAAGGTATATGAGCAAAAGCCCCATCAATTGCAGTTAGGATTCCTTAAAATGCTGAAAGGCTCCAAAATCAGATACCAGGCTGAAAAACACGGTTACAGTTTTAGAGATTATCCTCCGTATGAAGTGCTATACAATAAATACGTAAACTTTGATGAAATGACGGAGTTTAAGGGAATTGAGGAAATATTTGAGAGGTATTATAATTCGGGAAGGTTTATTAATTCTTTAAATTTCGTAATAAACAGGTATTTCGATTCACCTTTTCAGTTTTACAAGGAATTTTATTTGTTTAATCTGAAGGCTGGTTACCTAGATAGGGCAATACCCGGGAGAGAGCTATATACTGTATTTTATGATTTTGTAAAAAACATAGTACCGGCCCACGAAAGAGATGTTGGAAATGATTTATTGAAATTTGACTTTTTATCTACTAACAATTCAGGCAACTTACCTGACGGAATAACACGGATAATAGAACCCGAATTAAAGGAAAAGCGGCTTGGCTTTTTAAAGGATGAAAAAAACAGGTCCAGGTATTTTCCAGGCAGCGAGGGTATGGAAGCAAAACGCCTTTTAAGAAACGTGAACTTTGAAGTCTTTGACTATGATGTAACAGAGCTTGTACAAGATGCTCAAAATAATTTAGACGTTAACATTGATAATAATATTATTAGGAAGAAGAGAACGGTAATACTTTTTAATTATACCCAAAGGAATAGAGTAACGGGTTTATATAAGTATTATAAAGTAGACTTGTAA